The genomic DNA CGGAGTTTCATCAGGAAAGTTCCTTGGTTACATGGTGTCCAGCCGAGGAATAGAAGCCAATCCTGAAAAAATACAAGCTGTCTTAGATATGCAATCTCCGAGAAACTTAAAACAGCTTCAGCAATTGACAGGAAGGGTGGCAGCACTAAATCGGTTCATTTCACGATCGACCGACAAGTGTCTTCCGTTTTTCAAAGTCTTGCGAAAGGCCTTTGAATGGACAGACGAATGCGAAAAAGCCTTCGGACAGCTGAAACAATACCTGATGAGGCTGCCTTTGCTGAGCCAGACAATACCTGGGGAGGTACTATATTTGTACTTAGCCGTGTCCCAAATGGCTATGAGTGCTGCATTAATtcgagaagaagaaggaattcaAAAGTCTGTATACTTCACAAGTAGAGCTTTGAGGGGCGCTGAAGAAAGATATCCCCAGATGGAAAAACTGGCTTTCACCTTGGTTATAGCATCCAGGAAGCTCCGACCCTACTTTCAAGCTCATACTATCAGGGTTTTGACTGAATACCCTTTGAAGAAAGTATTAAGAAAGCTAGATCTTTCGGGAAGATTAGCTAACTGGGCTATTGAGCTGGGAGAATTTGATATCGAGTTTCTCCCTCGGAATTCTCTCAAGGGCCAAACACTGGCTAATTTTCTGGCAGAATTCACTAATTTGCCAGACATCACCATCTGGCCAAGTGATGAAACCTGGGTAATTTATGCGGATGGATCATCTACGAGAAAGCATGGTGGAGCAGGCATAGTAATGATTACTCCCGATGGGGAAGAATTATGCAGTGCATTGAAGTTGAAGTTCAAGACAACGAATAATGAGGCCGAGTACGAGGCAGTCTTggcaggactcggtttagctcTTGAAATGGGAGCCAAATTTGTCGAAGTACGGGGTGACTCCCAGGTCGTTGTAGGGCACATCAGAGGGGAATTCGAAGCCAAGGGGGACAAGATGAAGTTATACTTATCTAAGGTGCAGGATTTGCAAGCTTTATTTGAGAAGTTTAGCATTGTGAAAATTTCGAGACCAGAGAATGAAAGAGCAGACCAATTGGCCCGAATGGCCTCAACGGCTAGTAAAGAGATTGAAGCCGAAACTCCTATCCAAGTTCTTCCACAGTCATCAGTTACCGAGACGGTGTCGGTCTCGACAGCCGAGACCAAACCTAATTGGTAACTAGAAATCGTGGAATACCTGGAAAGAGGAATACTTCCTTCAGATAAAAAATTGGCTATCCGGTTGAAGGTAAGAGCAGAAAGGTTTACAATGATAAATGGAGTCCTTTACAAAAGGGGTTTCACGTTGCCACTCTTAAAATGTGTTTCGAAGGATGAAGGAGATTATATCCTTAGAGAGATCCAGGAAGGGGTCTGTGGAAGCCATTCCGGAGCCAGAATATTGGCACATAAAGTAGTCCGAGCAggtttctattggcccaacATGAATCGGGACTCGGCAGATATAGTcagaaattgtgacaagtgccaaCGATTGGCGAATATCACTCATCAACCTCCTGAAGACTTGAGTGCAATATCTTCGCCTTGGCCCTTCTcccaatggggggtagatatagtaggaccattGCCTCGGAGCAGGGGAGGTGTACGGTTCGCGGTTGTTGCTATAGACTATTTCACCAAGTGGGCAGAGGTTGAAGCCTTAGTGAATATCACAGCCAAAGCAATAGAACGATTCTTATGGAAGAACATCATATGTCGGTACGGCATTCCCCATGCTTTTATCACGGATAATGGAAAGCAATTTGACTGCGACTCATTCCGAGCCTGGTGTGCCCAGCTGCGAATAAGGAACTATTACTCGTCTCCTGGGCACCCCCAGGCAAATGTTCAGGTAGAGGccaccaacaaaacaattttcaaaatcttgaagaagaagctggaTGATCGGAAAGGAAACTGGGCCGAAGATCTTCCAAAAGTATTATGGGCATACCGAACGACCAAGAGGATTCCAACCGAAGAGACACCGTATGCCTTAGCATTCGGAACTGAGGCAGTCATTCCAGCCGAGGTAGGCTTAGGCAGCTATCGTGTAGAGACCTTCCAATCCGAGACTAATAACGAAGGTTTACAACTGCACTTAGACTTGCTACTAGAGAAGCGGGATCAAGCTCAAGTGGCTATGGCAGCATATCAGGCAAGAGTGACTCGGTATTTCAATAAGAGGGTCAAGCCTCGAACcttcaaagttggagatatgGTCCTACGTAAAGCTACTCTCGCAACCAAAGACCCAACCGAAGGAAAACTGGCtcctaattgggaaggaccttatAAGGTGGTTGAATGCAAACGAGCAGGAGCATACCACTTGGAGGATTCCAAAGGTAAGGTTCTACCAAGGCCTTGGAATGCTGAGCACCTTAAAAAATATTACGTCTAAATGCAGTGATATGTGAtttatttgtcatttcatttttttgatttcaatgaATAAAAGTATCTCGGAGTTATGCAGCATATAAGATACAtatgtacaaattaaattattagacTCGGAGAAGACAGCTGAAAAGGCTCTTCCGAGTCCTAAAATGATGCAACCGAAAGGAGCATTCTCTTAACATAACATaaccgagacctaactcggagtaGCAATCAAGCTCTCCGAGACCTAAAACTCGGAGTAGCAATCAAGCTCTCCGAAACCTAAAACTCGGAGTAGCAATCAAGCTCTCCGAGACCTAAAACTCTGAGTAGCAATCAAGCTCTCCGAGACCTAAAACTCGGAGTAGCAATCAAGCTTTCCGAGACCTAAAACTCAGAGTAGCAATCAAGctctccgagacctaaactCGGAGTAGCAATCAAGctctccgagacctaaactCGGAGTAGCAATCAAGctctccgagacctaactcggagtagcaaccaaactctccgagacctaactcgaGGTAGCAACCAAACTCTCCAAGACCTAACTCGAGGTAGCAATCAATTATCACGAGGTAGCATAACTAAGGATAAGTTGAAATCCCCAAGATATAACTCGGAGAAATACAATTGTAAATTCCTAACTACCTTAAGCAACGAATAAATAAAGGTTATCCCGAGACTCATACAAACACCAAAAACTCATTTCATTAACAAAGAGGTATGTACAAATGGTATTACATCATCTCTCCTTAGGGGTAACATCAAGGACCTCGGCAGAGATGGACTCGGCAGTATTGGCCTCGGCAGAATGGGCATCATCAAGAGCAGATTCAGTGCCTCGATGCTATTGATCTGAAAAAGGATCGTAGAAGAAATCTTTTATTCCTGCTGCATCAGGCATTTGTTTTTGACCCAGGTTGACCAATTGTGCCATGGCTGCGTCCGAACAAGGGATGTCCTCGACTTTCACCTTGTTAAGATCTATCATCCGAGTTGAGTCCTTAGCCCATGCTCGAAAACTTTCAAAGCCAAGAATGAGCCCGTCGGCCCAAGCAGAATTTCGAACCCACGAGGCAAAGGACAGTTGACGTAAGTAGTCAGCAGCTCGGGTTTTAGCCTCCTTCAGCTGAGCCCTTACTTGGGCGTATTTTCCCTTAAAGAATTTGAGCTTTTCCTCGGCCACCACCTTGGCTTCATTCGTCTTGGCCACCAGAGTCTTCAAATTCGAGACCTCATTTTGGGCCAATTTTAGCTGGTCCGAGACCCCTTCATGTGTTTCTTCCAACTGATTGAAGTCCTCCTTAACAATAGAGTTATCCTCTTGCAGGCGGTTCACTTCATTTCGGAGGCCTTCAATTTCAGTCAGCAGATCGTTAACCTTTGATTCAGCCCTTGCCCGAGCCGCAGCAGCCTCAGAGGTCTCAGCCAGCAATTTACATTGCTCCTGGCCTGAGATTAACAGCTCCTCGTCTTGCTTCACAGTGACTTTCGTCAGTTCCGCATTCTTGGCCTCCAATTCAGTGACCTTGTCTTTAAGGCGACTTATTTCAGAAGCTGAACCCTATACTGTCTTCCGAAAATAACAGTACAGTATCAACGACCTCATGAAACCCTGTGAAAAATTCAGTTAGCATATGCATatcaaggaaaacaaaataaggTAAAAGTCAGAAAACTTACGACGAGTTGGTTGAAGAGCATTTGCTCGGTCATGCCCTGAGCAGAGGTGTCACGTTCCATTATGAGACCCTCATGAGGAATCAAATCCACTAAAGCCTGGAAAGGATTGCCCTTCAGGTCGCCACCAAATGTAGCAAGGGGTCCGCCGACTGTCCAATCTACCCCCTCTGGTCTCACAAGCGCCTCGGAAGAAGAGGAGGTCTCGGCACTTACTGCAGAGGCCTTCTCGGCACTGAAAGCCGTCTCGGCAGCAGAGGCCTTCTTAGCATTGGAAGGTGTCGGCTGATAGGCCTCGACAGGCTTTGAAGCCTGATCCATGTGCTCGACTTCAGCGATGGGTGATAACGCCCTTACTCCTTCTTCCTGAACCGTGGCAGTATGCTCCTTGGTCCCCTCCTGAACCATCCCTACTGAGGCCTCAGAGTTTTCCTCCAGTTCTATGTCATCCGAAATGTGTTGGATGTTCGAACCAAGAGGctggaatgatagggacccaataGGGATAGCATTATCTGCAGCAGCTCCTGCGGAGCCGAGAGGTGTAGCATTTAGCGGCCGAGCCGAGATGGGCTCTTTAGCAAGGAAGGCCTCGACTTCCACAGCAGATCTGACCACGGGCTTAGGACCCGCCTTTCTCCTGGCAGCCAGAAAGTTAGCAAGCTGGTCTTGCACTTTCATTTCATCCACCttctttggtttctttttttctggcTGAGGGACCTCCAAGTCCTCAGGCTCATCAACCAACTTCAAAACTCTGGTTGCTCGAGGAGGAGTGCTAGGCTTTTTAGCCTTGGCATCCATTTTTAAGGGGCCAATAGTCCGAAACTGGGGAACCATAGGTGGGATTGGATCCCCACGTATTTTTAAAGCCCCTCCTATTTGAAGGGGGATATTTTTCTGCTTGGGCTGTTCAACCATTTTGCCCTTGCCTTTCTCGAGACGAGATTTCCGGGGGTAGCGTCTCGAGTGTTGGCAGCTGGAGGACCCGAGGCGGCGAGGCTTGGGTCTCGGACGACCACGGAGGCaagtctctttcttttttcgtCAGCGCCTCCATTAAAGTCCTCGATACCCTTTCCTTCAGAAAAAGTTTCCATTAACTTAGTGTAGAACATCGAGCCTTCATGTCTCCGAGCCCATGCTGCGATTTTGTCTACACGTTTCAGTTCGTCCTTATTAAGAGTCGGTTCCTTAGGAGCATTTCTGGCAGGAACACTCGTCTCCTGTGGTACCCTTGGACCTTCAGCAATTTCAGTAGGGTGAAATTCCCACTGACCAATGGCAAAGAAGTATTTAGCCTTCCACCGGTGATTACTGGAATACTTGCCATCCATGTGTATAAACTTCCCCCGTCGAGACTAGAAGTTGTATAAACCCTCACACTTTGGGTTCTTTTGAAGCCGATAGAACCACAAAAATTCTCTGGCAGAAAGGTAATGGTCTGGTCCAAGGGCCAGTGGCCAGAGCAGAATACAGGCATAGAGAACTCTCCAGCCATTTGGCACAATCTGGTGCGGAGCCAGATTTATGAGACTTAGTAACTCTCTCACTACCCTTGGGAAAGGCAGACGGAAACCCGAACGAAACATGGTCTCGTATAAGCAAACCTCATGTGCGTCAGCACGAACGATAGCGCCCATTTGCTCTTCATCAAATCGAAGTTTCACTGACCTGGGAATGAAACATTCCTCTCGGATTCTCGCTTCATCAGCCTTAGTTAATTCCTACCGCTAGCAGGCTGGGTAAGTGTTACCTCCGAGACCATCAGAACCTGATCCTTCGTCGCCAGACATGATGATAGGTTATTTTCAGTAAAGGGgaagcaaaaggaaaagaagctAGAAAGGAAAAATAGGTTTTGGAGAGACGGAAGAAGAATGAGTAAGATAAGGTGCTAAACAACCTATTTAAAGGGATACAACTCGATAGCAGGGGCATTAAATATGCCAAGAAGCGACAGGGTCTCGGAAGCTCAACCGACGCCGCCTGCAGATGACACGTGTAAAGTACTTGAAAGCCAGCCTTAATGAAGCGACGGGGCCTCGGAAGCTCAACCGACGCCGCCTACAGATGACACATGTAAGGTACTCAAAAGCCAGCATTAATGAAGCGATAGGGTCTCGGAATTTCAACCGACACCTGGAATGTCGAGAGTCAAATTTCCCCTctaatatttgaaatttgaatttgaatttaccctccaagatttgaaatttaaattttgaatctggaatttaaatttcaaattttgccGCCTTATTAATCCGGGACGGAGTCGGAAAGATGTTGACTGTCTCggaatttctcttaaaaaaaaagctgGCCTCGGTTCATTCCATCAAGAcatgaaatttctttagttCTACAAACTtcgaaattggggggtaactgttgggtcatgaacCAGCTTACCATTTATTGAGCAATCCTTGGGCCCAGCCAGAGGAGGCCCAAGTCCGAGACCTACTCAAAAGGCCCAAGTCCGAGACCTActcaagtgatccgagacgagaTCTACTCATGTTATCCGAGACCACAAATCCAAGGCAACCTCTAGCCGAGACTAAAAAGTCCAAGAATAACTCAGGACATGTAAGTCTCAGTAAAGGGAATAACTCTGTTATCTCAAAAGATATTATAATTGATCCTCTGATCTCAAGTCGCTTAAATCGTGGAAGAACTAACAAACATaatcttttcattcaaatgtttgttcagcCAATATCAAAGGATAAGATTCCTTGATAAGTGGGAAATCAAATTTCCtccaatgcctataaatacaagtcatatggtcaaaagcaaaggtaatcacaactctcataaTTTGAGCTCCGTAGTTGTTACTAGTATCctttcccattctgacttaggcatcggagtgctcacgccggctcacccccggtcacttcgatccttctttcttctttgttgtgtaGTCAAATTGTTCGGGTGTTGGTCCAACTCAAGCTCGGCAAGCGTGCCACGTCATCTtttggaaaactgtgcatcaacataAACTAACATGTTTTTGAACAAGAAGACAAATAGAAGGGGTTATCACATACCACTGAAGGCGATGCCGGAGGAGGCGACAACACAGGTCTGGATGACAGTGTTTTCCTGCCTGGTGAAGGGCTGCTTCAACAAGCCGGACTTCCGAAGCAATTTGGTCCATGTCTTCACGAAGAAGAACCCCAATAGACCGGCGGAGACGTTGAGCGAAGGAATGATCCCGGTGGTGAGGTTGAGCTTCATCACTATGAATCTGAAAAGTATGCTCAGCATGAAGCTCACCACGAAGGCTCTCACCGTCAGCTCCTTCCTCCACGACGGCACCTCTTGGTTCTCAAACAGCCTCTCCACCGACAACTCTCCCAATTCTTTGAGCTTCTTGTTGTTGTCGTTAAGATTTCGATCATCTTCCGGATCATGAGTACCCTTCTCCACTTGTCCTCCCTcccactttgatttttttttttcctcttcccaccggtctgggggtggccaaaccacccctaggccaaacagggtggttcggccaccccagccttttttttaaaaaataaaataaaatatgacttGGCACCCAAAAATCCAGGTACCACGCCACGTGTAAGGATGATGTGGCGTTTtgttaaaaaacttaatggaaTCTTGACAGAGGTATCAAGTGGGTTTATTAGCGTACCACAGGTACCATTtgcgatatttttgaaaaccgaagtagctatttgattttgatgcaaACCACATATAGTAGAacagtatttaaccctaaaagaTAAGATTACAAACGAATAACTTTatgcttaagttagtaaaaCTAAGTACTAGTTAGAAGAGTTTTGAGTATCaaattgatgatgatgacaaaTGTTTTGAAGCTAGTGACAAAAGAGCACCAAATGGTCGAATATCAAAATCATACATTAAGAAATCATGACTCAAGCctaactttctttctttcacatggtagattaagagtaatgctatttaatatattgttatataaATGTTATACAACTGAGATGACATGGTAGTaaaaattagacattttttttttttttaccagtaCTGTTGatcaaatggttgatttttactgtcacatcatcaagttgtatggTATTcgtatacactacaaaaaaccaattttttttcttactggCGTTTTCTTACGTGGCGTTTCTGACGCGCGTTgattgtcagaagcataggtgacaggaaaattttttttctgacgttCTACTATCtcacacgttagaaaattttttgacgtgggagaactaccacgtcagaaaattctgacgtggtagttctgacacacgttagaaaa from Corylus avellana chromosome ca6, CavTom2PMs-1.0 includes the following:
- the LOC132185230 gene encoding probable metal-nicotianamine transporter YSL5, encoding MVSQSNDLQDEDEWLADSGANTHVTIDLENLTLQQPYQGDETVAIDDRNLNDNNKKLKELGELSVERLFENQEVPSWRKELTVRAFVVSFMLSILFRFIVMKLNLTTGIIPSLNVSAGLLGFFFVKTWTKLLRKSGLLKQPFTRQENTVIQTCVVASSGIAFSGM